ACTTCCAGTTATTTATGCCATGCATGGATTTTATTCCTTTTAACAGGATACCAGTTCACAGGATAACTGGTTAAAAATCCTAAACTCATGCTGCATCATGAACCAGTAAATGGGAAATTTCTTATGAGTTTAGATCATGCATGTGGTAAAAAAGAAATGATTAATAATTTAAGGTTCGTTAACGGTTAAATTAGTTGAATAATGGTAAAATCGCTGGTAGGTTTAGATCTATGATTTACACTCAAATTATATTAATTACCAAACGCCAAGTAAACGGAGTATTATTATAATGACTATTATAACTATTAGCCAGTATAATATAGAATATTGCCCTTTATCATCCATTTTTAATCACCTTCTATTATTTAGGTAGATATGATACAATGCTTAATTATTACTTTTAAACGCTATCTGGAAAGAGATCCTCTCAAAACTATTTTGTCTCCTACGGAGTCTACGTTAGTATATGATACAACTTTTTTATCTCCAAGTCCCATTTTGCTTGCATCTCCTCCTTCAGTAATGACCAGAGATTCAACTTTGTCAGATTCTGGATTCATTTTTACGTCGCGTATCGTTCCAATTCTATTTCCAGAATCATCTACAACTTCTTTTCCTTTTAATTCGTCAGATATTTTCATATTATCACCTTTTTAAACTGTTTGAATTAGGTCATTGTGGCTTTTTAGGCTATTATTATTATAAACTTAAATATTATTATTACTTTCTGTCGAGGAATTTTAATATATAAATGTTTGATTATAATCCAAAAGTAGTGATAATAATTTGTTATTAAAATAAAATGGTCGTTTAATTTTATAATATATTGAAATTAACTATTTATTATTCATTATTTAATAATTTAACCTAAATTAGCGTGAATAATATTTAGTTTATTGGATTAAAATAAAAGAAATTAGATTGATAGAACATTAATTAAATTTATTTTTTCATTAATAATTTATTTGATATTTATGAAGATAGACTTTAAATCATTATATTTTAATAACAATACTAACATAATTAATAAAATAAATATATTGAGAAATGTTAAAATGGAGGATAAAAGTGTATAGAAAAACAAATAGGGGACTTCTGGCATTGATTATAATTATAATCATTATAATCGTGGCCGGTGTATATCTTTATTATGCACAGAGTTATAATCCTAATGTACAAACAGGTATGAATAATTCAACTAACCAGAGTCTTGTAAACAACACTTCTATAGGAAATAACAGTACAAATGTGACTTCTGCTGCAACTACAATTTCTATCGGGAATATGGCATTTAATCCTAATAAGATTACAGTAAAGTCAGGTACTAATGTTCAATGGATAAATAATGATAACACACAGCATCAAATAGTGAGTGACACTGGAGCATTCCAGAGTACTATATTAAATCCTGGCGATAGTTATAACTTCTTCTTCGCTAAAACGGGTATTTACGGCTATCATGATGCATTAAATTCTACCATAACGGGAACTATAATAGTTCAGTGAAAATAAATAATAAACTGCTAAGATTACTCTTTCATTTATTTTTTATAACTTAAATATTAAGTATAAGTTTTATCTTTAATTTATGGGGTCTACTTATATACATCGACTCCTTCTCGGCTCAGAAGCTTGTAGAAGCGAACTTTTATGGTATCAATTATGAAAAATGCAGTTAAAGCCTCTGCCCAAATAATACCTGCTAAAAACCAGCCCATGGCAGGCAACAGTATTCCATAAACTGTGATCAGCGTGGCTATTGTTTGTGTACCTAAAATGGCTATAAATAGTGGCAGTGCGGGTTTAATCTCCCAGAAGTGGCCCTTTGTTCTGACCATAAAAACAGTTAAATGACCTGCAACCGAGAGTTTAAGATAAATAAAAGATTGAAGAACTGGAAGAGATAATTTTAATATGTTAATTCCAAGATAAAGGACAAAGAATGATTCTATAACTCCTAAAACTCCAAGAAAAGTAGCTATGCCTAATATAATTCTTAAATCCCATTTTTCTGGCTCATTTGAATATTTTACATTATCGTAAGCGATTGTCATAATTGGTGCATCATTTAGCAGTGCTAATAAAACTATCATCAAAGCTGTAATTGGGTAAAACTGGAATATTAGGATAGATAATGTAATGAAAAATAAAACCCTGATGGTTTCTGTTATCCTGTAAATAGAATAATTGTTCATCCTCTGGAAAATTTTGCGGCTTTGTTTTATGGAATCTATTATTACGGAAATTCCAGGTTGGGTAAAGACAATTGAAGCAGCTGATTTCGCAGCATCTGTTGCTCCTGCTACTGCAATTCCTACATTGGCTTTTTTAAGTGCAGGAGAGTCGTTAACACCATCTCCAGTCATACCTACAATATGTCCTTTATCCTGAAGTAATTCAACTATATGATATTTATGTTCTGGGAAAACCTCTGCAAACCCGTCTGTTTCCTCAACAATTTTTTCTGCTTTTCTATCTGTTTTATCGACAAAGTCTTTAGGAATAATGATGTTAGTTCCAAGATTAACCTCTCTAGAGATCTCTTTTGCAATTGCAACATGGTCTCCAGTCACCATTTTTACATCTACTCCCATTGATTCAGCGGTTTTTATGGTTTCCGCTGAATCGTCACGTGGGGGGTCGTAGAGCCCGAAAAGACCAACATACTTCCATTTTTCGGATTCATCTGTTTTTGCGACACCCAATGCCCGGTATCCTTTTCTGGCAAAATCATTTACAAATTTATTCATTTTATCTTCAA
This Methanobacterium bryantii DNA region includes the following protein-coding sequences:
- a CDS encoding cupredoxin domain-containing protein, with the protein product MYRKTNRGLLALIIIIIIIIVAGVYLYYAQSYNPNVQTGMNNSTNQSLVNNTSIGNNSTNVTSAATTISIGNMAFNPNKITVKSGTNVQWINNDNTQHQIVSDTGAFQSTILNPGDSYNFFFAKTGIYGYHDALNSTITGTIIVQ
- a CDS encoding PRC-barrel domain-containing protein, which encodes MKISDELKGKEVVDDSGNRIGTIRDVKMNPESDKVESLVITEGGDASKMGLGDKKVVSYTNVDSVGDKIVLRGSLSR